The Microbacterium sp. KUDC0406 genome includes a window with the following:
- a CDS encoding TetR/AcrR family transcriptional regulator C-terminal domain-containing protein, with translation MAKGITRERIIQAALDVLDERGADAVTVRAVAQRLDVKAPALYWHVRGKQELLDEMGTEIHRRVQQSLTLDAAESWTGALADYAAALRREYLLHRDGARTFSGTRLTDPEVLRAQEPWLRRWTAAGTSVADLITSAEIVTAFVVGFVIEEQERSQSAEADPDRYALAARDAAVGDGAPLVRAAGHLRASDDDAFERQLGIVMSGIVATFEE, from the coding sequence ATGGCGAAGGGAATCACACGCGAGCGGATCATTCAGGCAGCCCTCGACGTCCTGGACGAGCGCGGAGCGGACGCCGTCACGGTGCGCGCCGTCGCTCAGCGGCTCGATGTCAAGGCTCCCGCGCTCTACTGGCACGTGCGCGGCAAGCAGGAGCTGCTCGACGAGATGGGCACCGAGATCCATCGGCGGGTGCAGCAGAGCCTGACGCTCGACGCCGCGGAGAGCTGGACAGGCGCGCTGGCCGACTACGCCGCAGCACTGCGCCGTGAGTATCTTCTGCACCGAGACGGGGCACGCACTTTCAGCGGCACGCGGCTGACCGACCCCGAGGTGCTCCGTGCACAGGAGCCGTGGCTGCGGCGCTGGACCGCGGCGGGGACGTCCGTCGCCGACCTGATCACCTCCGCCGAGATCGTCACCGCTTTCGTCGTCGGGTTCGTGATCGAGGAGCAGGAGCGGAGCCAGTCCGCCGAGGCCGACCCCGACCGCTACGCCCTCGCCGCACGGGATGCCGCCGTCGGCGACGGAGCTCCGCTCGTCCGCGCAGCCGGACATCTCCGTGCCTCCGACGACGACGCGTTCGAGCGACAGCTCGGGATCGTGATGTCGGGCATCGTCGCCACATTCGAGGAGTGA
- a CDS encoding quinone oxidoreductase family protein gives MRAAVLTSPDGGPTCADFREPEPIGDRPLLDLVAAGMHQVVRSIASGRHYGSTDSYPLVLGVDAVAERPDGTRVYTGFTRSPWGTMAERLATPFEIPLPDGADPLAIAAGMNPAMSGFMPLVAHLEQHGALGTVVVLGATGIAGRAAVQAAEVLGAECVIAAGRDHEMLEELASLGAEPVALTASAEPLAGALQRGAPSLVLDYVWGPVAESAFAALGRRGLQDDDADISYVQIGAVAGADARVPASLLRSRKIALRGSGAGSMSTERLMAQLPVLMGHLADGAIDVRYTAYPLERIAEAWAHGGRSRAVVTP, from the coding sequence ATGCGTGCAGCAGTTCTCACCTCGCCGGATGGCGGGCCGACGTGCGCCGACTTCCGAGAGCCCGAGCCGATCGGCGACCGGCCGTTGCTCGACCTGGTCGCAGCCGGGATGCATCAGGTCGTGCGCTCGATCGCGTCCGGACGCCACTACGGCAGCACGGACTCCTATCCGCTCGTGCTCGGGGTCGATGCGGTAGCGGAGCGACCGGACGGAACCAGGGTGTACACCGGGTTCACCCGCAGCCCGTGGGGCACGATGGCCGAGCGGCTTGCGACGCCGTTCGAGATCCCGCTGCCGGACGGCGCAGATCCCCTCGCGATCGCCGCAGGTATGAACCCCGCGATGTCCGGCTTCATGCCGCTCGTCGCGCATCTGGAGCAGCACGGCGCTCTGGGCACCGTGGTTGTTCTCGGTGCCACCGGAATCGCGGGCCGCGCGGCCGTGCAGGCAGCCGAGGTGCTGGGTGCCGAGTGCGTGATCGCTGCCGGACGCGATCATGAGATGCTCGAGGAACTGGCGAGCCTCGGTGCCGAGCCGGTGGCGCTCACCGCGTCGGCGGAGCCGCTTGCCGGAGCGCTGCAGCGGGGAGCGCCGTCGCTCGTGCTCGACTACGTCTGGGGGCCGGTCGCTGAGAGCGCCTTCGCCGCGCTCGGGCGCCGCGGCCTGCAGGATGACGACGCGGACATCTCCTACGTGCAGATCGGCGCAGTGGCCGGTGCGGATGCGCGCGTTCCGGCGAGCCTGCTGCGCAGCAGGAAGATCGCCCTCCGCGGGAGCGGTGCCGGGTCGATGTCGACCGAGCGGCTCATGGCTCAACTGCCGGTCCTGATGGGCCATCTCGCTGACGGCGCGATCGACGTGCGCTACACCGCGTATCCGCTCGAGCGGATCGCCGAGGCCTGGGCGCACGGCGGCCGCAGTCGCGCCGTCGTCACGCCCTGA
- a CDS encoding endo-beta-N-acetylglucosaminidase gives MQNNPRIEGPTFSRRTLIRVAGLSALGAAVAGPMLSNGAAFAADAEPAALPVPGMGGIPDGPSTWGWNAPELLDFDPATSPWARHLRCLIPRAARIEPFAPTQAHPDLSPATQLSTLTFDDAGSLYRARNQAIGIEPYVYTQRYWPYIDVWGPWHGQFIPSITEDVVASGRTGFGGVMDIPNPGWVEAAHKNGARAIGGWFWPRGTANFNDFLVQREDGSFPVADKMIEIKQYFGFDGFFINQEATITKAQVDKLFAMFRYIKAKDSDFYLQYYDAVIWNTGRLAYQNKLNATNVGALGSPGDRVIDSIFVNYGWPTADKGAVTGIATAKAAGFAPTEVAFYALEMQKGGFNPTEDFGTLAGPGKDPSVSVALFVEDNYWGDAATAGKVHSVEGRRTYRDYERKMWSGPKGNPAESGRLEQRPGGGRVDTMNYRYWDGIAHWIVERSSYSSLPIDYNVNIGVGSEFRLGGELVSDRGWDNQGIADRTLTWQYWTEGDLKVDIDETDAWEGGHSLTVSGSGILHCFKTDLAIRRAARARVRVKGDVRVEVGLTLRSDPDRILWRRMKRAGVAGGWATLDATLPALPGARVARISLRVSGSGRIGGIQIAERATTDRRPSAVTGLTASDEGLTKNEKVLRNVSFTWNLEKTAASYDVLQVTDAGDRWLGRVQRDAFYALSIDLGQGSTFKVVSIDAIGNRSAATSVRVVD, from the coding sequence ATGCAGAACAATCCCAGAATCGAAGGCCCGACCTTCAGCCGCCGCACGCTGATCCGCGTCGCAGGACTGTCGGCGCTCGGGGCAGCGGTCGCCGGGCCGATGCTGTCGAACGGAGCCGCTTTCGCCGCCGACGCGGAACCGGCCGCACTGCCTGTCCCAGGTATGGGTGGTATCCCGGACGGCCCGTCCACCTGGGGCTGGAACGCGCCGGAGCTTCTGGACTTCGACCCGGCGACGTCGCCCTGGGCACGCCATCTGCGCTGCCTCATCCCACGGGCGGCGCGAATCGAACCCTTCGCCCCGACGCAGGCGCACCCCGACCTCAGCCCGGCCACGCAGCTGAGCACGCTGACCTTCGACGATGCCGGCAGCCTCTATCGCGCACGCAATCAGGCGATCGGCATCGAGCCGTACGTGTACACCCAGCGGTACTGGCCGTACATCGATGTGTGGGGTCCGTGGCACGGGCAGTTCATCCCGTCGATCACGGAGGACGTCGTCGCCAGCGGACGCACGGGCTTCGGCGGCGTGATGGACATCCCCAACCCGGGCTGGGTCGAGGCGGCGCACAAGAACGGCGCACGAGCGATCGGCGGCTGGTTCTGGCCTCGCGGCACCGCGAACTTCAACGACTTCCTCGTCCAGCGGGAGGACGGCTCATTCCCTGTCGCCGACAAGATGATCGAGATCAAGCAGTACTTCGGGTTCGACGGCTTCTTCATCAACCAGGAGGCGACGATCACCAAGGCGCAGGTGGACAAGCTCTTCGCCATGTTCCGGTACATCAAGGCGAAGGACTCCGACTTCTACCTGCAGTATTACGACGCCGTCATCTGGAACACCGGTCGGCTCGCCTACCAGAACAAGCTCAACGCCACGAACGTCGGCGCGCTCGGCTCCCCGGGGGACCGCGTGATCGACTCGATCTTCGTGAACTACGGCTGGCCGACCGCCGACAAGGGAGCGGTCACCGGCATCGCCACCGCCAAGGCGGCAGGCTTCGCACCCACCGAGGTCGCGTTCTACGCGCTCGAGATGCAGAAGGGCGGGTTCAATCCGACTGAGGACTTCGGAACCCTTGCCGGCCCCGGCAAGGACCCATCCGTGTCCGTTGCGCTGTTCGTTGAAGACAACTATTGGGGGGATGCCGCGACGGCCGGAAAGGTGCACAGTGTCGAAGGCCGGCGCACCTACCGCGACTACGAACGCAAGATGTGGTCCGGCCCGAAAGGCAACCCGGCGGAGTCGGGCCGGCTCGAGCAGCGGCCGGGCGGTGGTCGCGTTGACACCATGAATTACCGCTACTGGGACGGCATCGCACACTGGATCGTCGAGCGTTCGTCGTACAGTTCCCTCCCGATCGACTACAACGTCAACATCGGCGTCGGGTCGGAGTTTCGTCTGGGCGGTGAGCTGGTGAGCGACCGCGGCTGGGACAACCAGGGCATCGCTGACCGCACTCTTACCTGGCAGTACTGGACCGAGGGTGACCTGAAGGTCGACATCGACGAGACGGACGCGTGGGAGGGTGGCCACAGCCTCACGGTCTCGGGGTCGGGCATCCTGCACTGCTTCAAGACCGACCTCGCGATCCGCCGGGCCGCGCGGGCGCGGGTGCGCGTGAAGGGGGACGTGCGGGTCGAAGTCGGACTGACCCTGCGCAGCGACCCGGACCGTATCCTGTGGCGCCGGATGAAGCGCGCAGGCGTCGCCGGTGGCTGGGCGACTCTGGATGCCACCCTGCCTGCGCTGCCCGGCGCGCGCGTCGCGCGGATATCGCTGCGCGTCAGCGGGTCTGGTCGCATCGGCGGCATCCAGATCGCCGAGCGCGCCACGACCGACCGGCGTCCGTCCGCCGTCACCGGCCTCACGGCATCGGACGAGGGTCTCACGAAGAACGAGAAGGTGCTCCGCAACGTCTCGTTCACGTGGAACCTCGAGAAGACGGCGGCCTCATACGACGTGCTACAGGTGACGGACGCAGGTGATCGCTGGCTCGGACGGGTGCAGCGCGATGCGTTCTACGCGTTGAGCATCGACCTCGGCCAAGGCAGCACGTTCAAGGTCGTGTCGATCGACGCGATCGGCAATCGCAGCGCTGCGACGTCCGTGCGGGTCGTGGACTGA
- a CDS encoding alpha-L-fucosidase, giving the protein MFQQYVRDQLTELLTWYGPIDLLWFDGEWERTPRSGTRRDSHGTSVPSLRRSCSTTVSSASVTTAPPEQYIPPQPLAETWECCMTMGEYWSHVPGDEKYKSTHEILRTLVEVVSKGGNLLLNVGPRADGSLTSEAEVILSALAEWMTDNSEAVHGVEPGLEAWQYYGPTTKRGDRVYLFAPDEPRDAVIVRGIPVRQVASVRLLGDDAPLPFTFRTTLEDIQLYDPSGELRIDVSALPEADTIRVFCVDLDPGLIQGEDRL; this is encoded by the coding sequence ATCTTCCAGCAGTACGTGCGTGATCAGCTCACCGAGCTGCTCACCTGGTACGGGCCCATCGACCTGCTCTGGTTCGACGGGGAGTGGGAGCGCACCCCGAGGAGTGGGACTCGGCGGGACTCGCACGGCACATCCGTGCCCTCGCTCCGGAGATCGTGCTCAACGACCGTCTCATCGGCCTCGGTGACTACCGCACCGCCGGAGCAGTACATCCCACCGCAGCCGCTCGCCGAGACCTGGGAGTGCTGCATGACGATGGGCGAGTACTGGAGCCATGTCCCCGGCGACGAGAAGTACAAGTCGACCCATGAGATCCTCCGCACCCTGGTGGAGGTCGTCAGTAAGGGTGGGAACCTGCTGCTGAATGTCGGACCTCGCGCGGACGGGTCCTTGACGTCCGAAGCGGAGGTGATCCTGAGCGCGCTTGCGGAGTGGATGACGGACAACAGCGAGGCGGTGCACGGGGTGGAGCCGGGCCTGGAGGCCTGGCAGTACTACGGGCCCACCACAAAGCGCGGTGACCGTGTCTACCTCTTCGCACCGGATGAGCCGCGCGACGCGGTGATCGTCCGTGGAATCCCGGTGCGTCAAGTCGCGAGCGTGCGGCTTCTCGGAGACGACGCTCCGCTTCCGTTCACCTTCCGGACGACCCTGGAGGACATCCAGCTCTACGACCCCTCTGGCGAACTCCGGATCGATGTCAGCGCACTGCCGGAGGCGGACACGATACGTGTGTTCTGCGTCGACCTCGATCCAGGGCTGATTCAAGGTGAGGATCGGCTCTGA
- a CDS encoding LacI family DNA-binding transcriptional regulator, which yields MSRSKRVTISDIAREAGVSPGAVSFALNGRPGVSEQTRERILAIAEQHSWQPSSTARALVGAKAGVIGLAVNRPARTLGTEAFFTELIAGVQSSLATRRIGLQIVVVPTIDEEIATYRRWSSANQVDGVIVLDPRDDDPRLAALRDLRLPAVVIGSGMPADGADDDTAVIWLDDDEAAHTVFDYLAGLGHTRVVYVSGPAEFQHTRIRAAVLAGQESRGVDGETIATDFSPAQASAAARRLLSRAERPTAIVFDNDVMCIAGLRVAQEMGVAVPGDLSLASFDDSVVTGLVHPSITSLTRDTFELGVRSADLLLERFDSADAARNRPGPRPTLTVRESTARPRPPAR from the coding sequence ATGTCACGGTCCAAGCGTGTCACCATCTCGGACATCGCGCGCGAGGCAGGAGTGTCGCCCGGTGCGGTGTCGTTCGCGCTGAACGGACGTCCGGGGGTCAGCGAGCAGACCAGGGAGCGGATCCTCGCCATCGCCGAGCAGCACAGCTGGCAGCCGAGTTCGACCGCCCGCGCACTGGTCGGCGCGAAGGCCGGCGTCATCGGCCTCGCGGTCAACCGTCCCGCGCGCACGCTGGGCACCGAGGCGTTCTTCACCGAGCTGATCGCCGGCGTGCAGTCCTCACTCGCGACCCGCCGGATCGGCCTGCAGATCGTGGTCGTGCCCACCATCGACGAGGAGATCGCCACCTATCGGCGCTGGAGCAGCGCCAATCAGGTCGACGGTGTGATCGTGCTCGACCCCCGCGACGACGACCCCCGGCTCGCCGCACTGCGCGACCTGCGGCTGCCGGCGGTCGTCATCGGCAGCGGGATGCCGGCGGACGGGGCGGACGACGACACCGCGGTGATCTGGCTCGACGACGACGAGGCCGCGCACACCGTGTTCGACTACCTCGCCGGGCTCGGGCACACCCGCGTCGTCTACGTGTCGGGCCCGGCGGAGTTCCAGCACACCCGCATCCGAGCCGCCGTGCTGGCAGGGCAGGAGTCGCGGGGCGTCGACGGTGAGACCATCGCCACCGACTTCTCACCCGCCCAGGCGTCCGCCGCCGCCCGCCGGCTGCTCAGCCGGGCCGAACGCCCCACCGCGATCGTGTTCGACAACGACGTGATGTGCATCGCCGGCCTGCGCGTCGCCCAGGAGATGGGGGTAGCCGTGCCGGGCGACCTCTCACTGGCCTCCTTCGACGACTCGGTCGTCACGGGCCTGGTGCATCCGTCGATCACCTCGCTCACCCGTGACACGTTCGAGCTGGGTGTGCGGTCGGCCGACCTGCTGCTCGAGCGCTTCGACTCGGCGGATGCTGCGCGCAATCGCCCCGGCCCCCGGCCGACGCTCACCGTGCGCGAGAGCACGGCCCGCCCGCGCCCACCCGCTCGTTGA
- a CDS encoding sulfatase family protein, protein MSRPNVVVIYADDLGYGDIGCFGSDDIRTPHLDRLAARGIRMTDWYSNSPVCSPSRAALLTGRHPVHAGVQEILGGKRGTPGLPEQPTLASRLRDEGYRTGIFGKWHLGTGSGYRPMDRGFSRHFGFLAGCVDYYSHIFYWGQGLNPVHDLWDDEREVYDNGRYLTEVIAEKAAEFISSSDGEPFFCYVPFNAPHYPMHAPAEYVDRFPELPDDRRIMAAMISAMDDGVGRILDALEAAGVADDTIVFFSSDNGPSTESRNWLNGEEISYEGGSTGGLRGNKGSLFEGGIRVPAIISWPAGLPSGSSWSEPAAMMDLLPTVLEAAGLPAASGIDGQSVLETLRGADAGERTLFWEYGPQLAARRGRFKLTLAAREHLGGPFDPASRILVDLDADPAETSDVSAEHPEVSASLHAELMGWAESFGWDPAPWLPATGR, encoded by the coding sequence ATGTCGCGTCCGAACGTCGTTGTCATCTACGCGGACGACCTGGGCTACGGCGACATCGGATGCTTCGGCTCCGACGACATCCGCACCCCGCACCTCGACCGGCTCGCCGCGCGCGGCATCCGGATGACCGATTGGTACTCGAACTCGCCGGTGTGCTCGCCGTCGCGCGCGGCGCTGCTCACCGGACGGCACCCGGTGCACGCCGGCGTGCAGGAGATCCTCGGCGGCAAGCGCGGCACGCCGGGGCTCCCCGAGCAGCCCACCCTCGCGTCACGACTGCGCGACGAGGGCTACCGCACCGGTATCTTCGGCAAGTGGCACCTCGGCACAGGGTCGGGCTACCGCCCCATGGATCGCGGGTTCTCCCGGCACTTCGGGTTCCTCGCGGGCTGCGTGGACTACTACTCGCACATCTTCTACTGGGGTCAGGGCCTGAACCCGGTGCACGACCTCTGGGACGACGAGCGCGAGGTCTACGACAACGGCCGCTACCTCACCGAGGTCATCGCCGAGAAGGCCGCGGAGTTCATCTCCTCCTCCGACGGGGAACCCTTCTTCTGCTACGTGCCGTTCAACGCGCCGCACTACCCGATGCACGCGCCGGCGGAGTACGTGGACCGGTTCCCGGAGCTGCCCGACGACCGCAGGATCATGGCTGCGATGATTTCGGCCATGGACGACGGCGTCGGCCGCATCCTCGACGCACTGGAGGCAGCGGGCGTCGCCGACGACACGATCGTGTTCTTCTCGTCCGACAACGGTCCCTCGACCGAGAGCCGCAACTGGCTGAACGGCGAGGAGATCTCGTACGAAGGAGGCTCCACAGGCGGCCTGCGCGGCAACAAGGGCTCGCTGTTCGAGGGCGGCATCCGCGTGCCGGCGATCATCTCGTGGCCGGCCGGGTTGCCGTCCGGAAGCTCATGGTCGGAACCCGCGGCGATGATGGACCTGCTGCCGACCGTGCTCGAGGCCGCGGGCCTGCCCGCAGCATCCGGCATCGACGGGCAGAGCGTTCTCGAGACGCTGCGCGGAGCGGATGCCGGCGAGCGCACCCTGTTCTGGGAGTACGGCCCCCAGCTGGCCGCTCGGCGCGGCCGGTTCAAGCTGACCCTCGCCGCCCGCGAGCATCTGGGCGGACCGTTCGATCCGGCATCCCGCATCCTCGTCGACCTCGACGCCGATCCGGCCGAGACGTCCGACGTGTCTGCGGAGCATCCCGAGGTCTCGGCGAGCCTGCACGCCGAACTGATGGGCTGGGCCGAGTCCTTCGGCTGGGATCCGGCCCCCTGGCTGCCCGCCACGGGTCGTTGA
- a CDS encoding glycoside hydrolase 5 family protein — MTLDTPLRFGANYTPATEWMHSWMSLDLDDVRRDFAGLASLGLDHVRIFPLWTLLQPNRTLIRERAVADVRAVVDVAAEFGLDASVDVIQGHLSSFDFVPSWLFTWHDKNMFTHPDALSGQVALVEKLGEALGDASNFFGFTLGNETNQFSAETHPHQWPVTPDEAANWITQLLDAAERSAPRQQHVHSEYDAAWYMDGHGFTPAHASRLGAMTTVHSWIFNGTAQRYGGRSVASDRHAEYMIELSRAFATDPNRPIWLQEVGHPRTASPPKRCPASWRPPCGPPRGPRTCGASPGGARTTSAGSSRTTPSWSTRWA; from the coding sequence ATGACGCTCGACACCCCGCTCCGCTTCGGCGCGAACTACACGCCCGCCACCGAGTGGATGCACTCCTGGATGTCGCTGGACCTCGACGACGTGCGCCGCGACTTCGCCGGGCTCGCGTCGCTCGGCCTGGACCACGTGCGCATCTTCCCGCTCTGGACGCTGCTGCAGCCGAACCGCACGCTGATCCGCGAGCGGGCCGTCGCCGATGTGCGGGCGGTGGTCGACGTGGCGGCCGAGTTCGGCCTGGACGCCAGCGTCGACGTGATCCAGGGACACCTGTCGAGCTTCGACTTCGTGCCGTCCTGGCTGTTCACGTGGCACGACAAGAACATGTTCACGCATCCCGATGCGCTCAGCGGGCAGGTCGCACTGGTCGAGAAGCTCGGCGAAGCGCTGGGCGACGCTTCGAACTTCTTCGGCTTCACGCTCGGCAACGAGACCAACCAGTTCTCCGCCGAGACGCATCCGCACCAGTGGCCGGTCACCCCGGACGAGGCGGCGAACTGGATCACGCAGCTGCTCGATGCAGCCGAACGCTCGGCGCCGCGCCAGCAGCACGTGCACAGCGAGTACGACGCCGCCTGGTACATGGACGGCCACGGATTCACCCCCGCGCACGCCTCGCGCCTGGGCGCGATGACCACCGTGCACTCGTGGATCTTCAACGGCACCGCGCAGCGGTACGGCGGCCGCTCCGTGGCATCCGACCGGCACGCGGAGTACATGATCGAGCTGTCACGGGCGTTCGCCACCGACCCGAACCGGCCGATCTGGCTGCAGGAGGTCGGGCACCCTCGAACTGCCTCACCGCCGAAGAGATGCCCGGCTTCCTGGAGGCCACCGTGCGGTCCGCCGCGCGGACCGAGAACCTGTGGGGCGTCACCTGGTGGTGCTCGCACGACGTCAGCCGGAAGCTCGCGGACTACCCCGAGCTGGAGTACTCGCTGGGCCTGA
- a CDS encoding sulfatase family protein yields MTAQRRPNFVFVLTDDHAPNAISAYGSVVNSTPGIDAIADAGMRFDRALVENSLCTPSRAAILTGTYSHSSAVTTLSTHLSNDHETFITALQAAGYRTAMFGKWHLGHGEGYDPAGFDHWEVLPDQGEYFDPELITAEGRVRHEGYVTDILTERALSWMADQGDEPYCVLVWHKAPHRPWLPHPRHADLFTDPIPLPPTFDDDYSGRGTPAHHATMRIADYLADVDLKEQPPEELGYEERAVWKYQRYMQDYLRCVAAVDESVQALTGFLADNDQTDDTVTIYASDQGFYLGEHGWFDKRFMYEESLRMPLLLSYPARVAAGQASEALVSNVDIAQTILDFAGVAAPSGMQGANLVPMLTGADPAPVRDAHYYRFYEHDDHMHHVWAHYGIRTDRYKLIYFYADGMGLPNAGNVTYPPEWELFDLEKDPYELNSVHLDPSYAAIRHELTVRLWDLQLELGDTPHPRQPAPEGRTR; encoded by the coding sequence ATGACCGCACAGCGCCGTCCGAACTTCGTCTTCGTGCTCACCGACGACCACGCGCCGAACGCGATCAGCGCATACGGATCGGTCGTGAACAGCACGCCCGGCATCGACGCCATCGCAGACGCAGGGATGCGCTTCGATCGCGCCCTGGTGGAGAACTCGCTGTGCACTCCCAGCCGTGCAGCGATCCTGACCGGCACGTACAGCCACAGCAGCGCGGTGACGACTCTCTCCACACACCTGTCGAACGACCACGAGACGTTCATCACCGCACTGCAGGCCGCCGGGTACCGCACCGCGATGTTCGGCAAGTGGCACCTCGGCCACGGCGAGGGCTACGACCCCGCCGGCTTCGACCACTGGGAGGTGCTCCCCGACCAGGGCGAGTACTTCGATCCCGAGCTGATCACTGCCGAGGGGCGGGTGCGGCACGAGGGCTACGTCACCGACATCCTCACTGAGCGCGCGCTGTCCTGGATGGCCGATCAGGGTGACGAGCCGTACTGCGTGCTCGTGTGGCACAAGGCGCCGCACCGCCCCTGGCTGCCGCACCCGCGCCACGCCGACCTGTTCACCGATCCGATCCCGCTGCCGCCGACCTTCGACGACGACTACTCGGGTCGCGGCACTCCCGCGCACCATGCCACGATGCGCATCGCCGACTACCTCGCCGATGTCGACCTGAAGGAGCAGCCGCCCGAAGAGCTCGGCTACGAGGAGCGCGCGGTGTGGAAGTACCAGCGCTACATGCAGGACTACCTGCGCTGCGTAGCCGCGGTCGACGAGAGCGTGCAGGCGCTGACCGGCTTCCTCGCCGACAACGACCAGACCGACGACACGGTCACGATCTACGCCTCCGATCAGGGCTTCTACCTCGGCGAGCACGGCTGGTTCGACAAGCGGTTCATGTACGAGGAGTCGCTGCGGATGCCGCTGCTGCTGAGCTATCCCGCCCGGGTGGCCGCGGGCCAGGCATCCGAGGCGCTCGTCTCGAACGTCGACATCGCCCAGACCATCCTCGACTTCGCCGGCGTCGCGGCGCCGTCCGGCATGCAGGGCGCGAACCTCGTGCCGATGCTCACCGGAGCCGACCCCGCGCCGGTGCGCGACGCTCACTACTATCGGTTCTACGAGCACGACGACCACATGCATCACGTGTGGGCGCACTACGGAATCCGCACCGATCGCTACAAGCTCATCTACTTCTACGCCGACGGCATGGGCCTGCCGAACGCGGGGAATGTCACCTACCCGCCGGAGTGGGAGCTGTTCGACCTCGAGAAGGACCCGTACGAACTGAACAGCGTGCACCTCGACCCTTCGTATGCGGCGATACGTCACGAACTGACCGTGCGGCTGTGGGATCTGCAGCTCGAGCTCGGTGACACCCCGCACCCCCGCCAGCCCGCTCCGGAAGGACGCACCCGATGA
- a CDS encoding ABC transporter substrate-binding protein has product MKFRSILAAGVAASVAVVLAGCTGGGAPQSDGSSDGEITGKITFQTWSLKNDKFTPYFNDVIAAFEKEHKGVEVNWIDQPADGYEDKILQQAESGELPDVVNLPPEYAGELAKASQLVDLKKADSKTLEEYVEGGLEGYTYEGIDGTYAYPWYLGTNLNYWNMELLGKGGFTAPPKTFEETLDDADVLATKGVQTMSDIPDVKALQWMVTDGGGEYPFAVDGKFMFDTPEAEAIIDRYHELYKAGGVSPEALQGAGTANNNVNNFNKGSVAWTTAGPNYIDKNLAVNAPTLLPAVKAGPGFGDAPLFLQGISVASGSKNSATALAFAEYVTNTENQVEFVKLAAGFFPGTKAANEDPSAFAETAQNPEQAEATKYAAAQMSTARITGGSAALSFTEEMNTYAKQQIALAVRGDISAKEALTKGQDYANQNVTK; this is encoded by the coding sequence ATGAAGTTCCGATCGATTCTCGCCGCGGGTGTCGCGGCGTCGGTCGCTGTCGTCCTCGCCGGCTGCACCGGCGGCGGTGCCCCGCAGAGTGACGGCTCGTCGGACGGCGAGATCACGGGAAAGATCACGTTCCAGACGTGGTCGCTGAAGAACGACAAGTTCACCCCGTACTTCAACGACGTCATCGCGGCGTTCGAGAAGGAGCACAAGGGCGTCGAGGTCAACTGGATCGACCAGCCCGCCGACGGCTACGAGGACAAGATCCTGCAGCAGGCAGAGTCCGGCGAGCTGCCCGACGTCGTCAACCTGCCTCCGGAGTACGCGGGCGAGCTCGCCAAGGCCAGCCAGCTCGTCGACCTGAAGAAGGCCGATTCCAAGACTCTCGAAGAGTACGTCGAGGGTGGACTCGAGGGCTACACGTACGAGGGAATCGACGGCACCTACGCTTACCCCTGGTATCTCGGCACCAACCTGAACTACTGGAACATGGAGCTGCTCGGCAAGGGCGGATTCACTGCGCCGCCGAAGACGTTCGAAGAGACGCTCGACGACGCGGACGTGCTCGCGACGAAGGGCGTGCAGACCATGTCCGACATCCCCGACGTCAAGGCGCTGCAGTGGATGGTGACCGACGGCGGCGGGGAGTACCCGTTCGCCGTCGACGGCAAGTTCATGTTCGACACCCCCGAGGCCGAGGCGATCATCGACCGGTACCACGAGCTCTACAAGGCTGGCGGCGTGAGCCCTGAAGCGCTTCAGGGGGCAGGAACCGCGAACAACAACGTCAACAACTTCAACAAGGGCAGCGTGGCCTGGACCACCGCCGGCCCGAACTACATCGACAAGAACCTCGCGGTCAACGCCCCGACCCTGCTGCCGGCCGTCAAGGCGGGCCCCGGGTTCGGCGATGCCCCGCTGTTCCTGCAGGGCATCAGCGTGGCATCCGGATCGAAGAACTCCGCGACGGCTCTCGCCTTCGCCGAGTATGTGACCAACACCGAGAATCAGGTCGAGTTCGTGAAGCTGGCCGCAGGCTTCTTCCCGGGCACCAAGGCCGCGAATGAAGACCCCTCGGCGTTCGCCGAGACCGCGCAGAACCCCGAGCAGGCCGAGGCGACCAAGTATGCAGCCGCACAGATGAGCACTGCTCGCATCACCGGTGGAAGTGCCGCACTCTCGTTCACCGAGGAGATGAACACCTACGCGAAGCAGCAGATCGCTCTGGCAGTTCGCGGTGATATCTCGGCGAAGGAGGCCCTGACCAAGGGCCAGGACTACGCCAACCAGAACGTCACGAAGTAA